A genomic window from Betta splendens chromosome 17, fBetSpl5.4, whole genome shotgun sequence includes:
- the LOC114845078 gene encoding gelsolin-like has protein sequence MVYHKEFESAGREPGLKVWRIESMDLKPVPKKLYGSFYTGDAYVLLFTTPAPSYNIHMWLGDECSQDESGAAAIFSTQLDSFLGGAPVQYREVQNHESNAFLGYFKSGIKYQKGGVASGFQHVVTNDMNVKRLLHIKGRRAIRATEVNLSWNSFNQGDCFIIDLGKDIYQWCGSECNRFERLKASEVAIDIRDNERNGRAKLHIVEDGSEPEEVLQALGPKSSIAPSTPDDEQVDASNKRKAALYRISDVTGAMKVQSVAESSPFKQSMLSQDDCYIVDNGVDKNIFVWKGPQANAAERKAAMSVGQHFIREKGYSDKTQIQVLPAGAETTLFKQFFCDWKDKDETTGPTKAYAIGRIAKIKKVPFDASTLHTNKAMAAQHGMVDDGKGKVQIWRVENGARVPVEPSTYGQFYGGDCYIILYSYKQGGREKHLIYTWQGLKCTQDELGASAFLTVQLDNSMGGSPVQVRVTQGQEPSHLMSIFQGKPMIIYTGGTSRKGGQSHASPTRLFHIRQSSSGATRAVEVDVSASKLNTNDVFVLKTPNALFVWRGMGASDEEVSASKHVVGLLGGSPTNVSEGKEPAEFWTALGGKKPYQTSKSLQHVVKPPRLFGCSNNTGVLKAEEVPGDFTQSDLATDDVMILDTGDEIYIWIGNDANQEETTGAPKIAKQYVDSDPSGRKGLPIITIKQGAEPPTFIGWFQAWDPNMWATDPMDRIRARF, from the exons ATGGTTTACCATAAGGAGTTTGAAAGTGCCGGGAGGGAGCCAGGGCTGAAGGTGTGGCGCATAGAGTCCATGGACCTCAAACCGGTGCCCAAAAAGCTGTACGGCAGCTTTTACACCGGGGACGCCTACGTGTTGCTCTTCACCACCCCAGCACCTTCTTACAACATCCACATGTGGCTGG GGGATGAGTGCTCACAGGATGAGAGCGGAGCTGCAGCCATCTTCTCCACACAGCTGGATAGCTTCCTGGGCGGGGCGCCGGTCCAGTACAGGGAGGTGCAGAACCACGAGTCCAACGCCTTTCTGGGCTACTTCAAGTCAGGCATCAAGTACCAG AAAGGGGGAGTTGCCTCCGGTTTCCAACATGTGGTGACCAATGACATGAACGTGAAGCGCCTGCTGCACATAAAGGGACGGAGGGCAATCAGAGCCACAGAGGTGAACCTGTCCTGGAACAGCTTCAACCAAGGAGACTGCTTCATTATCGACCTGGGAAAG GACATCTACCAGTGGTGTGGCAGCGAGTGCAACCGCTTTGAGAGGCTGAAGGCCTCAGAGGTCGCCATCGACATTAGGGACAACGAGCGGAATGGCAGGGCAAAGCTGCACATAGTGGAGGATGGGAGCGAGCCAGAGGAAGTCCTACAG GCTCTGGGCCCCAAGTCCAGCATTGCGCCCAGTACACCAGACGATGAACAGGTGGACGCTTCCAACAAGAGGAAGGCTGCCCTCTACAGG ATCTCTGATGTCACGGGTGCCATGAAGGTGCAATCTGTGGCTGAATCCAGTCCCTTCAAACAGTCCATGTTGTCTCAAGACGATTGTTACATTGTGGACAACGGGGTCGACAAGAACATCTTCGTATGGAAAG GTCCCCAGGCAAATGCAGCAGAGCGTAAGGCAGCCATGTCTGTGGGCCAGCACTTTATCAGAGAGAAAGGATACTCTGATAAAACCCAG ATCCAGGTActtcctgcaggagcagagacgacTCTGTTCAAGCAGTTCTTCTGTGACTGGAAGGACAAGGACGAGACCACGGGACCCACCAAGGCCTATGCCATCGGCCGCATCGCCAAGATCAAGAAGGTGCCGTTTGACGCCAGCACCCTGCACACCAACAAAGCCATGGCTGCCCAGCACGGCATGGTGGACGATGGCAAGGGCAAGGTTCAG ATCTGGCGGGTTGAGAACGGCGCCAGGGTTCCTGTGGAACCCTCCACCTACGGTCAGTTCTACGGTGGAGACTGttacatcatcctctacagcTACAAACAGGGAGGCCGCGAGAAGCACCTCATATACACCTG GCAGGGGCTGAAGTGTACACAGGATGAACTGGGAGCATCAGCATTTCTCACAGTGCAGCTGGATAACTCAATGGGAGGATCCCCAGTTCAG GTGAGGGTGACCCAGGGTCAGGAGCCTTCACACCTGATGAGCATCTTCCAGGGCAAACCTATGATCATCTACACCGGAGGAACGTCACGCAAAGGCGGACAGTCGCACGCCAGCCCCACTCGTCTCTTCCACATCCGACAGAGCTCCTCTGGCGCCACCCGAGCTGTGGAG GTCGACGTCTCCGCCTCCAAACTGAACACCAACGACGTGTTTGTGCTGAAAACCCCGAACGCGCTGTTTGTGTGGCGTGGCATGGGCGCCAGCGACGAGGAAGTGAGCGCCTCCAAGCACGTAGTGGGCCTCCTGGGTGGCAGCCCCACCAATGTGTCAGAGGGCAAGGAGCCAG CTGAATTTTGGACCGCTCTGGGAGGCAAGAAGCCGTATCAGACCTCCAAGAGCCTGCAGCATGTGGTCAAACCCCCGCGCCTGTTCGGCTGCTCCAACAACACGGGAGTACTCAAG GCTGAAGAAGTACCAGGCGACTTCACTCAGTCTGATCTGGccactgatgatgtcatgatCCTGGATACTGGCGATGAG ATCTACATTTGGATTGGAAACGACGCAAACCAGGAGGAAACGACGGGAGCTCCCAAAATAG CAAAACAGTATGTGGACTCAGACCCATCTGGCCGCAAAGGTCTGCccatcatcaccatcaaacAGGGGGCAGAGCCTCCCACCTTCATTGGCTGGTTCCAGGCTTGGGATCCCAACATGTGGGCGACAGATCCAATGGACAGAATCCGGGCTCGCTTCTGA